The following proteins are co-located in the Desulfatitalea tepidiphila genome:
- a CDS encoding helix-turn-helix domain-containing protein, translating to MKEHIKHQVIKSDGKPMFVVVPYEEYKDLIGLCERKVTISHAVVRASVIDGKSRIRAWREYNRLSQTQMAEKMGISQSAYAQMEKPDALPRPATLVKIAAALDLWLDQLN from the coding sequence ATGAAAGAACATATTAAGCACCAGGTGATTAAAAGCGATGGCAAGCCCATGTTTGTCGTTGTGCCATACGAGGAGTACAAGGATCTGATCGGTCTGTGTGAAAGGAAGGTCACCATTTCGCATGCGGTCGTCAGGGCTTCGGTGATCGACGGCAAAAGCCGGATCCGCGCCTGGAGGGAATACAATCGGCTGAGCCAAACGCAGATGGCGGAAAAAATGGGCATCAGCCAATCCGCATACGCCCAGATGGAAAAACCGGATGCCCTGCCGCGGCCTGCAACCCTGGTTAAGATCGCGGCGGCCCTTGATCTGTGGCTGGACCAGCTGAATTAG